CAGACGCACGATTGCACTAGTCTCCCAGCGCCCGGCGCGCCCACGCACCGGTGATGCGCCGCGCCTCTTCCTTTAGCCGGCGTGCCATCTTCGCCTCGCGAGACAAGATCCGTTCGCTCAGTGCCGCCACGCTCAACGCCCCCAGCGGGCGGCCCTCGTAGTCAAGCAGCGGCACGGCGATGCCACCCATCTTGTCGACTACCCAATCCAGGAACAAGGCATGGCCGCGCGCACGGGCGGCCTCGATCTGCTCGCCGATCACCTCGGCGGTGAGGCGCGGGTAACGCGCACGCTGCGCCTTGCCAAGCCGGGTCCGCGCGGTGCGCTCGGCTTCCGGCATCCAGGCCAGCACCGCCAGGCTGCCAGCGCCCCCCCCCCCGAGCGGGCGGCGTGTGCCGATCTCGACATAGTTGGCGCGGATCGGGAACGTGCCCAGCTCGATATCCGCCACCACCGATTCGCCCCGGCTGGCCAGCGTCAGCACGGAGGTATCCTCGAACTCTTCCACCAGCCGCTCCAGGCTCGGCCGCGCCAGCGCGCGCAGGTCGACCCGGCGCTGGGCTACGTCGGCCAGCTGGAATATCTCCGGGCCGATGCCAAAGCGCCGGCTGGCATCGCGAGTGACAAAGCCTTCGGCCACCAGCAACTCCAGCAGGCGCGACGCGGTGGCCGGGTCCAGCCCGGTGGCGCGTGCCACGTCGGACAGGCGGCGCACTTGCGGGTCGGACAGGGCACGCAGGATCCAGAGGGCGCGTTGCACAGGCGAGGCGCGGGAGGTGCGCTCGGCGTCGTGGCTCATGTCTGGTCCTTGCTGGAGGTAGGCGAGGCGCACAGGCGATACGGCAAGGACATTGAGCTCGGGCGGCAACGCGTGGGTGGAACCGGCATTTAAGCCCCACCCGCCGGCCCGGTCAACCAACCCGGCCAGCCAACCCACGATTTTGGCCAAACAGGAGGCGCCCAAGGCCAAATCCGCCGCTTCGGGCGTCCATGGCCACCCTGATCGACGTATAGTGGCAGCTGACGAAAGACGCCGCGCCCGGGCCTGTACCGCGCGGCGCCGACTTTCGTCCCCAGACATCGGGCCGGCGCCCTGGCTGCCAGCCACAACCAAGGAAAACCATCATGAAGACCAAAGCCGCCATCGCCTGGAAAGCCGGCGCCCCGCTGACCGTGGAAGAAGTGGACCTGGACGGCCCGCGCGCAGGAGAAGTGCTGGTGGAGATCAA
The Cupriavidus basilensis DNA segment above includes these coding regions:
- a CDS encoding IclR family transcriptional regulator; amino-acid sequence: MSHDAERTSRASPVQRALWILRALSDPQVRRLSDVARATGLDPATASRLLELLVAEGFVTRDASRRFGIGPEIFQLADVAQRRVDLRALARPSLERLVEEFEDTSVLTLASRGESVVADIELGTFPIRANYVEIGTRRPLGGGGAGSLAVLAWMPEAERTARTRLGKAQRARYPRLTAEVIGEQIEAARARGHALFLDWVVDKMGGIAVPLLDYEGRPLGALSVAALSERILSREAKMARRLKEEARRITGAWARRALGD